A window of Cryptomeria japonica chromosome 3, Sugi_1.0, whole genome shotgun sequence contains these coding sequences:
- the LOC131037293 gene encoding sugar transport protein MST4-like, whose product MPALGFAAPVGAGGEEFEARITPYVIITCIMAASGGLMFGYDVGISGGVTSMNDFLKKFFPLVYRKKNEIQDNNNPYCKYDNQGLQLFTSSLYLAGLIATFFASYTTRVWGRKPTMLIAGIFFVIGVVLNAAAQDLGMLIIGRIMLGCGVGFANQAVPLFLSEIAPTRIRGGLNILFQLNVTIGILFANLVNYGTEKIRPWGWRLSLGIAGIPALLLTVGSIFIVETPNSLIERGLLEEGKVVLRKIRGTNNVDLQFNELVEASRIAASVKHPFRNLLKRRNRPQLIITVCLQFFQQFTGINAIMFYAPVLFQTLGFKNDASLYSSVITGAVNVLSTIVSIYSVDKVGRRVLLLEAGLQMFVSQVIIAILLGTGMKEDEELSKGIAIVIVLTVCTFVSAFAWSWGPLGWLIPSETFPLETRSAGQSVTVCVNLVFTFVIAQAFLSMLCHFKYGIFLFFAAWVLIMSTFVLFLLPETKNVPIEEMTEKVWKQHWLWKNYVRDSDLTDDEDGDTYANQDNGKHEEEDETIVTSDPRRNSSMVAFDARTLKLFPLHSDKEISQTSRQ is encoded by the exons ATGCCTGCATTAGGGTTTGCAGCCCCAGTGGGTGCTGGAGGAGAGGAGTTCGAAGCGCGAATAACACCATATGTGATCATAACATGTATAATGGCAGCAAGTGGAGGACTGATGTTTGGCTACGATGTTGGAATTTCAGGAGGAGTGACGTCCATGAACGATTTCCTGAAGAAATTTTTCCCTTTAGTGTATAGGAAAAAGAATGAGATCCAAGACAATAATAATCCCTACTGTAAATATGACAATCAGGGGCTTCAGTTGTTTACTTCATCTCTCTATCTGGCCGGTCTGATAGCAACATTCTTTGCTTCCTATACAACCAGAGTATGGGGCCGGAAGCCAACAATGCTAATTGCAGGAATATTTTTCGTGATTGGAGTAGTGTTAAACGCTGCAGCTCAAGATCTGGGCATGCTTATCATTGGTAGAATTATGTTGGGATGTGGAGTTGGATTTGCTAATCAGGCGGTTCCTCTTTTCCTCTCAGAGATTGCACCCACCAGAATCAGAGGGGGTCTTAATATTCTCTTCCAGTTGAATGTTACAATAGGCATTCTGTTTGCTAACTTGGTGAACTATGGGACTGAAAAAATCAGGCCTTGGGGATGGAGGCTTTCACTGGGTATAGCAGGAATTCCTGCTCTTCTTCTTACAGTGGGTTCCATATTTATAGTAGAAACACCCAATAGTTTGATTGAAAGGGGACTCCTGGAAGAGGGTAAGGTTGTATTGAGAAAAATTAGAGGAACCAACAATGTGGACCTACAATTCAATGAATTAGTAGAGGCCAGCAGAATAGCTGCATCAGTTAAACATCCATTCAGAAATCTTCTGAAGCGCAGAAACAGGCCTCAGTTAATCATAACAGTGTGCCTGCAATTCTTTCAGCAGTTTACTGGTATCAATGCCATTATGTTTTATGCTCCTGTGCTCTTTCAGACTTTGGGGTTCAAAAACGATGCCTCACTCTACTCCTCTGTTATTACCGGTGCTGTAAATGTTTTGTCCACTATAGTTTCAATCTATTCAGTTGATAAAGTTGGGCGAAGAGTGCTTTTGCTCGAAGCTGGATTGCAAATGTTTGTTTCACAG GTGATCATTGCAATTTTGTTGGGAACTGGGATGAAGGAGGATGAAGAGCTTTCCAAGGGCATAGCAATTGTGATAGTGCTTACGGTATGCACATTCGTTTCAGCCTTTGCTTGGTCATGGGGGCCTCTTGGATGGTTGATTCCCAGTGAAACATTTCCATTAGAAACCAGATCTGCTGGACAAAGTGTGACTGTGTGTGTCAACCTTGTGTTCACATTCGTCATTGCACAGGCATTCCTCTCAATGCTTTGCCATTTCAAGTATGGGATTTTCCTGTTTTTCGCTGCCTGGGTTTTAATCATGTCCACATTCGTCCTGTTTCTGCTTCCTGAGACAAAGAATGTGCCTATTGAAGAAATGACAGAGAAAGTGTGGAAACAGCACTGGCTGTGGAAGAACTATGTCAGAGACTCTGATCTgactgatgatgaggatggtgatACCTATGCCAATCAAGATAATGGAAAACAT